In a genomic window of Rhopalosiphum maidis isolate BTI-1 chromosome 4, ASM367621v3, whole genome shotgun sequence:
- the LOC113550421 gene encoding four and a half LIM domains protein 2 isoform X3, producing MADVEYQFTTTERKVRKSKKTTSSNKRRESNDQGEVTITELDKENVYPSENGHDDKSGEYTKAMNKDWHSGHFCCWQCDESLTGQRYVLRDDHPYCIKCYESVFANPCDECDKTIGIDSKDLSYKDKHWHEACFLCSKCRVSLVDKQFGSKVEKIYCGNCYDTQFAARCDGCGDIFRAGTKKMEYKTRQWHEKCFSCVVCKSAIGTKSFIPRDQEVYCATCYEEKFSTRCVKCDKIITSGGVTYKNEPWHRECFTCSHCSTSLAGQRFTSRDEKPYCGDCFGELFAKRCTSCVKPITGIGGTRFISFEDRHWHNDCFICASCKTSLVGRGFITDAEDIICPECAKQKLM from the exons ATGGCAGACGTAGAATATCAGTTCACAACCACCGAAAGAAAAGTCAGGAAAAGCAAAAAAACTACTTCGTCAAATAAGAGAAGAGAGAGCAATGATCAGGGCGAAGTTACCATCACAGAATTGGATAAAGAAAACGTGTATCCATCAGAAAATGGTCACGATGACAAGAG CGGAGAATACACCAAGGCTATGAACAAGGACTGGCATTCCGGTCATTTCTGTTGCTGGCAATGTGATGAATCGTTAACAGGGCAGAGATATGTGCTCAGAGACGATCATCCATATTGCATCAAATGCTACGAATCTGTATTCGCCAACCCGTGTGACGAATGCGACAAGACCATCGGGATCGACTCTAAA GATTTGTCGTACAAGGATAAACATTGGCACGAAGCTTGTTTCTTGTGCAGCAAATGTCGCGTCTCGTTGGTGGACAAACAATTTGGATCAAAAGTAGAAAAAATCTATTGCGGAAACTGCTACGACACTCAATTTGCTGCTAGATGCGATGGTTGTGGAGATATATTCCGTGCAG GAACAAAAAAGATGGAGTACAAGACCAGACAATGGCACGAGAAATGTTTCAGCTGCGTTGTATGCAAGTCGGCCATCGGCACTAAGAGCTTTATACCCAGAGACCAGGAAGTTTACTGCGCTACTTGCTACGAGGAAAAGTTTTCGACTCGATGCGTTAAGTGTGACAAG ATTATTACTAGCGGTGGCGTGACATATAAAAACGAACCTTGGCACAGGGAATGCTTCACGTGTAGCCACTGTAGCACATCGTTGGCTGGACAGCGTTTCACGTCCAGAGACGAAAAACCATACTGTGGAGATTGTTTCGGAGAGTTGTTCGCCAAAAGATGCACTTCATGTGTAAAACCAATTACAG GAATCGGTGGCACTAGATTCATCTCGTTCGAAGACCGACACTGGCACAACGATTGCTTTATCTGCGCCTCCTGCAAGACCTCGCTGGTTGGCAGGGGCTTTATCACCGACGCCGAAGACATCATTTGCCCGGAATGCGCCAAGCAAAAGCTCATGTAA